The genomic DNA TGCTGCATGGAATGCATCTTTCATTTTTTCTACTTGCGCTTCCATTTTTTCAGGAACAAGGGAACGTGCTTCTGCCAAGATATCGACTTGCTCGCAAACGATATTCGTTGCCTTTCCGCCTTCGAAGCGTCCGATATTCGCCGTCGTTTCTTCATCGATACGACCGAGCGGCATCTTCGAGATGGCTTTTGAAGCGATGGTGATGGCGGATACGCCTTTTTCAGGAGCAACCCCGGCGTGTGCTGTAATGCCGTAAATCGTCGCTTTCACTTTCGCCTGGGTTGGCGCAGCCACGATGATATTCCCGACTTTCCCATCGCTGTCAAGGGCAAAGCCATACTTCGCCTTCACGAGTGAAGAGTCGAGGGCTTTAGCTCCGACAAGGCCCGATTCTTCCCCTGCCGTGATGATGAACTGGATGTCACCGTGCTCGATGTTGTTTTCTTTCAACACTCTTACGACTTCGAGCATGGTAGCAAGACCAGTCTTATCATCGGCCCCAAGGATTGTCGTACCATCCGAATAGATATAGCCATCTTCCTTCAGTTCAGGCTTGACACCCTTAGCAGGAACGACAGTATCCATATGGGAAGTGAAGTAGATCGTGTCCGCACCTTCCTTTGTTCCTTTGAGGTTGCAGATCAAGTTACCGGCACCGTGTCCCGTTACACCTGTCGTATCATCCTCGAACACATCCACACCAAGTTCGGTGAATTTTGCGGTCAATACTTTCGCAATCTCCGCTTCGTCCTTTGTTTCAGAATCGATCTGGACCAATTCCATGAATTCATTCAATAAACGCTCTTGATTGATCATATTCGTACCTCCAACATTATGTAATCACTCTACTAGTATAGCGCTAATACCCCGGCGTCACAAATAGAGTGCTTTCATGCAGGCCGGAACTTTCCCCATTTGAGCGGATGGTGGCAGGATAACCTCTTTGATTGTCGGAATAGGGAAAGCCGCTTACGCTTTTCTTTCTGTCTAGCTCCGGCGGCTTGAGGCTCGAGGTCATAAGTCTAATCACTCAAAAAGGCACAGAACGCCTTTCCGAGTGATCCGCCTTATGCTTGTCGCCTCAGTTCGAGCCGACTACGCTTTTCTTTCTGTCTAGCTCCGGCGGGGTGACCCTCGAGGTCATAAGTCATTCGACCCAAAAAGGCACAGAACGCCTTTGTGGGTTGAATAACTTATGCTTGTCGGGTCAGCCCTCCCCGCCTACGCTTTTCTTGTTACAGTGGGATGTTTCCGTGTTTCTTTTTGGGGCGGTCTTCTTTTTTGTTCCTCATCATGTCGAGGGCCTGGATGAGTTTGATCCGGGTTTCCCTTGGGTCGATGACGTCGTCGACCATGCCGCGGGATGCTGCAACGTACGGATTGGCAAATTTTTCACGGTATTCTTCGATCTTTTGTTCCCTGACTGCTTCGGGATTGTCGGATGATGCGATTTCCCGGGCAAAGATGACGTTCGCTGCCCCCTGTGGACCCATGACCGCGATTTCCGCGTTTGGCCATGCAAATACGAGGTCTGCTCCGATGGATTTGGAGTTGAGTGCTACATAGGCTCCCCCGTATGCTTTTCGGAGGATGACGGTCATTTTTGGCACGGTTGCTTCGGAATAGGCATAGAGGATCTTGGCCCCATGTCGGATGATGCCGCCGTGCTCCTGTTTGATGCCAGGGAAGAAACCGGTCACGTCTTCGAAGGTGATGAGGGGGATATTAAAGGAATCACAGAATCGGATGAATCTCGATGCCTTATCAGATGAATCGATATCAAGTCCGCCTGCCATGACCTTCGGCTGATTGCATACAAGGCCGACGACTTCTCCCTTGATCCGTGCAAGACCGACGACGATGTTCTTGGCGAACTCTTTTTGAACCTCCATGAAGCTTCCTTCATCGACCACTTGATTGACGACCGTCCGCACGTCATACGGACGGATGGCATCGAACGGGATGATGTCGGTGAGATCCGGTCGATAATCATCTGATTCGCCTGAATCGATACGAGCTGGTCTCTCCTCATTGTTTTGTGGAAGATAGGTGAGTAATCTCCTGACGTCGCTCAGCACTTCTTCCTCGGTTTTGCCCCTGAAGTGGGCATTGCCGCTGATCGAGTTATGAACTTTTGCCCCTCCAAGATTCTCTGCGCTGATCTTTTCACCGGTCACGGTCTCGATCACCTTCGGGCCGGTGATGAACATCTGACTCGTATCATCGACCATAAAGACAAAATCCGTGATGGCAGGGGAATACACCGCCCCTCCTGCACAAGGTCCCATGATGACGGAAATCTGAGGGATGACTCCCGAGTAGATGGCATTCCGGTAAAAGATGTGCCCGTAACCGTCGAGGGACACGACGCCCTCCTGGATCCGTGCTCCGCCAGAATCATTCAGTCCGATGAAGGGGGCTCCATTTTTAACAGCAAGATCCATTACATGGGAGATCTTTTGTGCATGCATTTCACCCAGGGCTCCCCCAAACACGGTGAAATCCTGAGAAAACAGATAAATGGGCCGTCCATCCACCTTTCCATATCCAGTCACGACCCCGTCCCCCGGTCCTTTCATTCCTTCCAAACCGAAATCGATGCTTCTATGTTCAATGAAAGGGTTCAATTCCACAAAGGTTCCCTCATCAACGAGCAATTCGATCCGCTCACGTGCTGTCAGCTTTCCTTTGGCATGCTGCTTGTCAATCCGCTCATCTCCACCCCCAAGCTCCACTTCGCGCCTGCGCTCATATAGTTCGTCAATTTTCTCATAAATATCCATTATGTTGTCTCTCCCTTCGATGCCTTTTTCTCACAGAGTTCATAGAGTACGCCTTTGGATGATTTCGGATGAAGGAATGCAACAGAAGCCCCTCCAGCACCCGTTTTCGGGTTTTCATCTATCATCCGGACGCCTTTTTCTTTAAGCTCCTGGATCCTCTCTTCGATTGTTTCTACAGAAAATGCTATATGGTGAAGCCCCTCTCCCCTTTTCTCAATAAATCCTGAGACAGGGCTTTGATCAGAAATAGGCTCCAATAGTTCAATCTTAAGATTGCCGGCATCGAGGAAAGCCACTTTCACCCCTTGATTGGCTACCTCCTCGACCTTTAAAAGCGGAATGCCCAGCACACCCTCGTAGAAAGGAAGTGCGTCTTCTATAGAGCGGACAGCCACTCCGATATGATCGACTTTCTTCATTCTCTCATCCCCTTGTTGTCACTATCACCACTATCCTATTTCCATAAATGTTGTCGAAATTCCTCCTATAAGCACAAAAAAAGTAAACGTTTTCTCAACTCAGAATCCTTGTTATATTGAAGATTTCACGATAAAATGATGAGTAACTACGCGAACAGATTGGAGCGAACCATTACATGGGCAATAAGAAAATCCAACGAATCATCGTATTCATCATGTTATTCGCCATGATCGCATCCACCATCATGGCCGGATTGACATTCCTGCTATAGCCATACAAAAAAGTCCGCTACGACGTAGCGGACTTTTTTGTATGGAAGGTTCGTGATTTCTTGATTCCTTTGAAGGAGCTTTTCAACTGCAGATATTCCTCCATTTCACGGACGAACTGATAGAGAGCGGCTCTCGTCTCAAATTCTTCGCGCGTCTTGGGAAGTTCCATCTGTTCGAATTCGACTTTCATATCATAGAGCATTTTCAAGTAAAAGAGAGCGGTGTTTCCGGGATGGATATGATCCCGCAGTTCTTCAAGGAAATCGGCGATCCGGTGGCCCTGTTCCACGGTTTGTGAAAGTGAAGCTGCAATGGGCAGGATCCGCTGAAGAATATAAAACTGCTTTTCCCTCATTTTAAAATACAGATAGTACAGATTTTCATGGCGCAGGAAGTGATTTTCCACGTCTTTGAATGCAAGGGTCTTCGCTTCCCTGAGAAGCTTCTCCGTTTCCGTGATTTCCTTCCCGTCCCATTTGCCATCATTCGTTTTAAGATAATTGATCATTTCACAAAAGATCTTATAAAAGTTCTCTTCGATCCGTTCTTGATATTCCACCAGCTTGGTTTCGACACTGGGCATATAGAGATTCATCAAAAGGGCAATGCCGATTCCCGTCAAAATGATCCCGAGCTCATTTTCATACAACCCAAGGGAGACGCTCCCTGCGGAATATACGTGAAGGATGATGACGGAACTCGTTACGATTCCCTCAGAAATGTTGAGCGCAACGGTGATTGGAATGAAGATGAGGAGTACGAGTCCGATCACGGCAGGATGATAGGAGATCAACTCAAAGAGGGCACCTGACATAAGCATGGCGATGACACATGCCAGAAATCGGCTCCAGGACGCATTGATGGATTTCTTCTTCGTATTCTGGATACAGAGGATCGTCAGGATCCCTGCGGATACGAAGTTGTCCAGGTGAAGCCACTGGGCCACGCTGATGGCAAGCGCTGTCCCTATACCGGTCTTTAGGGTGCGGTATCCAATTTTAAGCATAGGTATTTTCAATCTATATGTCACAACCTTTTCTATCGATTGATTTTGGCTTCTTATAGAATACCACATTTCAAGTCGGGCGATGCCCGATTCAAAACCTTAATTGAATTAGAAATAGTGTGACAGCCGCTCCAAAAGAAAAACGGAGCCGCTCAGGCAGCTCCGTTATGGCGTCACAGTATTTTTTCAAGGAAGACCTTGCCCCTTGTGCTGGTTGGATTTGAAAAGAATTCTACAGGATTTCCTTCTTCCAGTATGATCCCGTCGTCCATGAATACGACCCGGTCCGCCACTTCCCTGGCAAATCCCATCTCATGAGTGACGATCACCATCGTCATTCCGGAATGAGCGAGTGCTTTCATGACGTCGAGTACTTCTTTAACCATTTCAGGGTCCAGGGCAGAGGTGGGTTCATCGAAAAGCATCACTTTCGGCTCCATGGCCAGTGCCCTTGCAATGGCTACCCGCTGCTTCTGTCCGCCGGAAAGACGGTTGGGGTATTCATCACACTTCTCTTTCAACCCCACTTTCGTCAGTAGTTCCATTCCTGCCTTGGCTGCCTGATCCTTTGAGACTCCCTTTACACGAACAGGTGCATACGTCACATTTTCAAGGACGGTCAAATGGGGGAAGAGGTGAAAGTGCTGGAACACCATCCCGACTTCCTGACGAACTTTCCCGATATTCTTTTTGCTCACCAGTTGTTCTTCAAAATGAATATCACCGGATGTCGGCTCCTCAAGGAAATTAAGGCAGCGGAGAAGGGTTGATTTTCCCGATCCCGAGGGGCCGATTACGGCTACCACTTCCCCTTTCCCGACGGAAAAGTCGATGCCCTTCAATACGTTTAATTGTCCAAAAGACTTATGGATGGATCTTCCCTTAATCATTGCCTTTCAGTCTCCTTTCAATAAGCTTCCCGATGAATGTCAAGATGATGACGAGGACGTAGTAGATCAGCCCTGCGAACAGGAGAGGCTCGAAAAAGGAATATAGATCGCTCCCCACCATATACGAACGCCTCATGACATCTGCTGCACCGATCACCGTCACGATGGCCGATTCTTTCGTCAACGTGATGAACTCATTCACAAGTGCAGGCAGGATATTCTTGATCGCCTGAGGCAGGATGATGTCCATCATCATCCGCGGATAGGAAACACCAAGGGCCAGTGCCGCTTCTTTCTGACCCTTATCGACTGCATTGATACCAGCCCTGATGATTTCAGAAATGTAGGCGGCTGAATTCAGTGAAAACGCCAGGATGGCCGCGACGGAGGCCTCGATCTGGGTTCCGAACAGCTGTGGAGATCCATAGAAGATGATCATGAGCTGGAGGACAAGCGGCGTCCCGCGGAAAATGGACGTGTATAAGTCCGCCAGAATGATAAGCGGTTTGATCCGGCTGATTTTCAATAGGGCCAAGAGGATCCCGAATAAGAAACCAAGAACCGCGGCGATGGCGACAATTTTCAATGTAACCTTCAACCCTTCAAGAATGAAAGGAATGGAAGGCGTGAGCTGTGCGAAATCTAGTGGCATGCTATCTCCTCCAAGTAACCGGGGAAGGGAATCCCCTTCCCTTCAACCTTATTCTTCGTTGTCGAACCATTTTTCGGCAAGCTTATCGAGCTCTCCGCTGTCTTTCAATTTTTTCAATTCATCATTGAATTCTTTCGTAAGCTTACTTTCTTTCGGGAAGGCGATGGCGTATCCTGACTCTTCCTCATCCACAGGCATGGTCACACCTTGGAGACTGTCTTCTTTATCAAGGTATCCTTTTGCCACCGTATTCTCGATGATCAAGGCATCGAAACGGCCATTTTGCAGATCCTGGATGAGCTCTGGAATCCGGTCCCTGCTTTCGACCTTTACATCCATGCTTTCGGCAAGTGACTTCGCTGCATCTTCCTGGATCGATCCAAGCTGTACACCTACTGTCTTCCCGTCAAGATCCTTTTCCGATTTGATTCCACTTTCTTTCGTCGAAATGATCATATCTTCGGCAGTATAATATACATCACTGAAATCAACGTTTTTTTTACGCTCCGGTTTGACACTCATGGCAGACATAACGAAATCCACCTGTTTCGTCTTCAAGGCAGTGATCAGACCGCTGAATTCCATGTCCTTGAATTCCACTTCATAACCAAGCTCGTCTGCAATCATATTCGCTACATCAATATCGTACCCTACGATTTTGGAGCTGTTGGCCGTATCAACAAATTCAAACGGTTTATAATCTGCCGAAGTCCCCATCACGAGTTTCTTCGGATCTCCTGTTGTAGTCTCGTCTTTGTTCGTCCCGCATGCCGCCAAAGAGAAAGTCAGTGCGACAGCCGCTGCAGATAGTAATATCTTTTTCATGTGTTATGCCCCCTGTATTTGAATATTTATAAGTGATAATGAATAATTATTGCATAAAAGTATTTTAGCAAATTACGAGCGTTATGCAAGACTATTTTCACATATTTTAAGAAGTTTGTATATTCTGATATTTAACTTCTTAAAAAATCCCCATCTTTCTAGATGGGGATTTCGCTTATACTTCTTCGCAATATTCGTCAAAGTACGACTGCAGTTTCGAAACGACCGACATTGGATCATGTCCTTCAATTTCATGACGCTCTACCATCTTGAGGATCTGACCATCCTTCAGCAGAGCAAATGATGGAGAGGAAGGTGGGTATCCTGTGAAATAACTGCGGGCTTTCGCTGTTGCTTCCTTATCCTGACCGGCAAATACCGTAACGAGTCGATCCGGGCGTTTATCATAATGGATGGAATGGGCCGCAGCCGGACGAGCAATCCCTCCCGCACAACCGCAAACAGAGTTCACCATTACGAGGGTGGTGCCTTTTGATGTGAGGGCCTGATCGACATCCTCTTCGGTTGTCAGCTGTGAATAGCCTGCCATTTCGATTTCCTGGCGTGCCTGCCGGACAACATCATTCATAAGTAAATTAAAATCTATATCCATGTGGATCTCTCCTTTTCCTTTTCAGCATATCCTTATCATACCAATGAACCTACTGTGGTTTCAATAAAATTCACCTGATCCCGCTCTTATACAGAGTCAATAGTTCTTCAATCGCCTTTGTCGTCGTTGTCTCCGAATGTTTCAGCCTCTCTTCCATCAGGGGGAGCGCTTCCTTGATCTTCTCATTGAACAGAAAGTCTGTCAAAACCCGCTCTTTCAGCATGGTATGGAACCATTCTTCTTTTTGCTTTTCCCTCCTGCTGTCAAAGACGAGTGACTTCTTCATCTTTTGTTCGAACGTACGGATCAGCTGCCAGAGTTCGCTCAGCCCCTCCTTTTTCAGGGCGGAACACGTGTGTGCGCCTGGAGTCCACCCTTTTGTGGCAGGCGTAAGAAAATGCAGGATCTGATTCAATTCTTTTTTCGTCTTCTCTGCAAGAGAGCGATTCTCTCCGTCTGCCTTGTTCACGACGATGGCATCGGCGAGTTCCATGATTCCCTTTTTCATCCCCTGAAGCTCATCACCAGCGCCCGTAATGACAAGAAGCATGAAAAAGTCCACCATTTGCCGGACAAGCACTTCACTTTGTCCGACGCCCACGGTTTCAATCAGGATGACTTCATACCCAGCTGCTTCACACAGAAGGAGCGTCTCATTCGTCCGACGGTGGACGCCCCCGAGGGTTCCGGCCGTCGGGGATGGCCGGACGAAGGCCAGGGGATTTTTTGAGAGGAGCTCCATACGGGTCTTATCCCCAAGTATGCTGCCCCCGCTTAAAGACGAGCTCGGATCGATGGCAAGGACCGCCACCTTCATCCCTTCCTCGCACAACATCTCTCCCAATTGCTCGATGAATGTGCTTTTTCCTGCGCCGGGTACGCCCGTGATACCGATCCGTAACGAATGGCCCGTATACTCGAGCAACTCCTGCAATAGCTGTTGACCTACCGCATAATGCTTAGGGGAACTGCTCTCGATGAGGGTGATGCCCCTGGCAAGGGAGGCCCTGTTCCCTTGAAGGATGCCTTCTTTCATCTCCTCGATTGGGATCGGCGCAACCTGTTTCTTGACGAACTTCTTTTTAGAAGGTGCCATCACTCCACCACTTCCTCGTATCCGAGAACACGGTAGATCTCTTTGATTACTTTTTGAGCGGCCACAGGGATGATGGTGCCCGGTCCGAAAACAGCGGATGCCCCGTTGGATAGAAGGAATTCATAATCCTTCGCGGGAATAACCCCGCCGATCACCACCAGGATGTCCTCCCTTCCAAGTGCCTTCAGCTCTTTCACGAGCTCGGGAAGGAGCGTTTTATGGCCGGCTGCGAGGGAGCTGAATCCGACCACATGGACATCATTCTCCACAGCTTGAAGCGCCGTTTCTTCGGGAGTCTGGAACAGGGGGCCGATGTCTACATCGAAGCCGAGATCGGCAAAAGCCGTGGCAATGACCTTGGCTCCCCTGTCATGCCCATCCTGTCCCATCTTCGCGATGAGGATACGGGGTCTCCT from Rossellomorea marisflavi includes the following:
- a CDS encoding transporter substrate-binding domain-containing protein — its product is MKKILLSAAAVALTFSLAACGTNKDETTTGDPKKLVMGTSADYKPFEFVDTANSSKIVGYDIDVANMIADELGYEVEFKDMEFSGLITALKTKQVDFVMSAMSVKPERKKNVDFSDVYYTAEDMIISTKESGIKSEKDLDGKTVGVQLGSIQEDAAKSLAESMDVKVESRDRIPELIQDLQNGRFDALIIENTVAKGYLDKEDSLQGVTMPVDEEESGYAIAFPKESKLTKEFNDELKKLKDSGELDKLAEKWFDNEE
- the meaB gene encoding methylmalonyl Co-A mutase-associated GTPase MeaB — protein: MAPSKKKFVKKQVAPIPIEEMKEGILQGNRASLARGITLIESSSPKHYAVGQQLLQELLEYTGHSLRIGITGVPGAGKSTFIEQLGEMLCEEGMKVAVLAIDPSSSLSGGSILGDKTRMELLSKNPLAFVRPSPTAGTLGGVHRRTNETLLLCEAAGYEVILIETVGVGQSEVLVRQMVDFFMLLVITGAGDELQGMKKGIMELADAIVVNKADGENRSLAEKTKKELNQILHFLTPATKGWTPGAHTCSALKKEGLSELWQLIRTFEQKMKKSLVFDSRREKQKEEWFHTMLKERVLTDFLFNEKIKEALPLMEERLKHSETTTTKAIEELLTLYKSGIR
- a CDS encoding aromatic acid exporter family protein encodes the protein MLKIGYRTLKTGIGTALAISVAQWLHLDNFVSAGILTILCIQNTKKKSINASWSRFLACVIAMLMSGALFELISYHPAVIGLVLLIFIPITVALNISEGIVTSSVIILHVYSAGSVSLGLYENELGIILTGIGIALLMNLYMPSVETKLVEYQERIEENFYKIFCEMINYLKTNDGKWDGKEITETEKLLREAKTLAFKDVENHFLRHENLYYLYFKMREKQFYILQRILPIAASLSQTVEQGHRIADFLEELRDHIHPGNTALFYLKMLYDMKVEFEQMELPKTREEFETRAALYQFVREMEEYLQLKSSFKGIKKSRTFHTKKSATS
- a CDS encoding acyl-CoA carboxylase subunit beta; protein product: MDIYEKIDELYERRREVELGGGDERIDKQHAKGKLTARERIELLVDEGTFVELNPFIEHRSIDFGLEGMKGPGDGVVTGYGKVDGRPIYLFSQDFTVFGGALGEMHAQKISHVMDLAVKNGAPFIGLNDSGGARIQEGVVSLDGYGHIFYRNAIYSGVIPQISVIMGPCAGGAVYSPAITDFVFMVDDTSQMFITGPKVIETVTGEKISAENLGGAKVHNSISGNAHFRGKTEEEVLSDVRRLLTYLPQNNEERPARIDSGESDDYRPDLTDIIPFDAIRPYDVRTVVNQVVDEGSFMEVQKEFAKNIVVGLARIKGEVVGLVCNQPKVMAGGLDIDSSDKASRFIRFCDSFNIPLITFEDVTGFFPGIKQEHGGIIRHGAKILYAYSEATVPKMTVILRKAYGGAYVALNSKSIGADLVFAWPNAEIAVMGPQGAANVIFAREIASSDNPEAVREQKIEEYREKFANPYVAASRGMVDDVIDPRETRIKLIQALDMMRNKKEDRPKKKHGNIPL
- a CDS encoding amino acid ABC transporter ATP-binding protein yields the protein MIKGRSIHKSFGQLNVLKGIDFSVGKGEVVAVIGPSGSGKSTLLRCLNFLEEPTSGDIHFEEQLVSKKNIGKVRQEVGMVFQHFHLFPHLTVLENVTYAPVRVKGVSKDQAAKAGMELLTKVGLKEKCDEYPNRLSGGQKQRVAIARALAMEPKVMLFDEPTSALDPEMVKEVLDVMKALAHSGMTMVIVTHEMGFAREVADRVVFMDDGIILEEGNPVEFFSNPTSTRGKVFLEKIL
- a CDS encoding tripeptidase T, with product MINQERLLNEFMELVQIDSETKDEAEIAKVLTAKFTELGVDVFEDDTTGVTGHGAGNLICNLKGTKEGADTIYFTSHMDTVVPAKGVKPELKEDGYIYSDGTTILGADDKTGLATMLEVVRVLKENNIEHGDIQFIITAGEESGLVGAKALDSSLVKAKYGFALDSDGKVGNIIVAAPTQAKVKATIYGITAHAGVAPEKGVSAITIASKAISKMPLGRIDEETTANIGRFEGGKATNIVCEQVDILAEARSLVPEKMEAQVEKMKDAFHAAADEMGGKAEVEIEVMYPGFKFSDGDEVVEVAKRAVAKVGRPSELQTSGGGSDANVIAGFGIPTVNLAVGYEEIHTKNERMPVEELYKLAEMVIAIVEEAASSK
- a CDS encoding amino acid ABC transporter permease gives rise to the protein MPLDFAQLTPSIPFILEGLKVTLKIVAIAAVLGFLFGILLALLKISRIKPLIILADLYTSIFRGTPLVLQLMIIFYGSPQLFGTQIEASVAAILAFSLNSAAYISEIIRAGINAVDKGQKEAALALGVSYPRMMMDIILPQAIKNILPALVNEFITLTKESAIVTVIGAADVMRRSYMVGSDLYSFFEPLLFAGLIYYVLVIILTFIGKLIERRLKGND
- the mce gene encoding methylmalonyl-CoA epimerase, which codes for MKKVDHIGVAVRSIEDALPFYEGVLGIPLLKVEEVANQGVKVAFLDAGNLKIELLEPISDQSPVSGFIEKRGEGLHHIAFSVETIEERIQELKEKGVRMIDENPKTGAGGASVAFLHPKSSKGVLYELCEKKASKGETT
- the prli42 gene encoding stressosome-associated protein Prli42; translated protein: MGNKKIQRIIVFIMLFAMIASTIMAGLTFLL
- a CDS encoding BrxA/BrxB family bacilliredoxin, with the translated sequence MDIDFNLLMNDVVRQARQEIEMAGYSQLTTEEDVDQALTSKGTTLVMVNSVCGCAGGIARPAAAHSIHYDKRPDRLVTVFAGQDKEATAKARSYFTGYPPSSPSFALLKDGQILKMVERHEIEGHDPMSVVSKLQSYFDEYCEEV